The following are from one region of the Fusarium keratoplasticum isolate Fu6.1 chromosome 4, whole genome shotgun sequence genome:
- a CDS encoding RNase III domain-containing protein, whose product MSKRRNSETFEDEGLRKRPHLTPNTDNTIGSIIAGITPWTSSDIPRELPPLPPIAKPELETAVFRHPGIGHGPNYEILEWFGDAALETISTDLVMQTFENHLPVGRLSQIREQLVRNITLAEYYRQYGFHKRTHLPTDMGTMEQLMRTKPRDRDVIKIQGDVFEAYVGAVIRADPVQGRANAAAWLKALWGRTIKDQIKQVERADASAPKTQDDQSVKGDAGPPKKELTPKERLAQILVVKGIKIRYEDMPCNKKDKNLGLPLYAMGVYLDGWGETNKLLGVGTALKKTEAGAKAASAALENRKLMKLLGDKKKAFLSARG is encoded by the coding sequence ATGAGTAAACGACGGAACTCAGAAACCTTCGAGGATGAAGGGCTTCGAAAGCGCCCGCATCTTACACCCAACACAGACAACACAATCGGTTCAATCATCGCTGGCATCACACCCTGGACTTCTTCAGACATCCCGAGAGAGCTGCCACCCCTACCTCCCATAGCAAAGCCAGAGCTCGAGACGGCAGTTTTCAGACACCCCGGAATTGGACATGGACCCAACTATGAAATCCTCGAGTGGTTCGGTGACGCTGCCCTCGAGACGATCTCTACAGACCTTGTCATGCAAACCTTCGAGAATCACCTCCCAGTTGGACGTTTATCTCAAATTCGCGAGCAGCTTGTGCGCAACATTACCTTGGCAGAATACTACCGACAGTATGGATTTCACAAGAGAACTCATCTCCCGACCGATATGGGGACCATGGAGCAGTTGATGCGCACGAAACCGAGAGACAGGGATGTCATCAAGATTCAAGGAGACGTTTTCGAAGCATATGTCGGAGCAGTTATACGAGCAGACCCCGTGCAAGGACGGGCAAATGCTGCAGCCTGGCTTAAAGCTCTCTGGGGTCGTACGATCAAAGACCAAATCAAGCAGGTAGAGAGGGCCGACGCCTCTGCCCCCAAGACCCAAGACGATCAATCTGTCAAAGGCGACGCAGGACCACCCAAGAAGGAACTCACACCAAAGGAGCGCCTCGCCCAGATTCTCgtcgtcaagggcatcaaaATCCGGTACGAAGACATGCCATGTAACAAGAAGGATAAGAACCTCGGGCTTCCTCTATACGCGATGGGTGTCTATTTGGACGGCTGGGGAGAGACAAACAAGCTCTTGGGCGTTGGAACTGCGCTCAAGAAGACAGAGGCGGGTGCGAAGGCGGCGAGCGCGGCGTTGGAGAACCGGAAACTGATGAAGCTGCTTGGAGATAAGAAGAAGGCTTTTTTGAGTGCAAGAGGGTAG
- a CDS encoding PPM-type phosphatase domain-containing protein, with the protein MNRVAVRAIRTTSLSAVRTLSHTPRRGFSISSLSLAQARSTASAHARRARRNPANTTPLRSSMYFRRLPLALVSSLVVGYGAWYSYNGSNTAPSSATVSRNVLTSTQTADALPTRTVLVVGADELRQGTIVGEGPISKATRDDGRRIVEMLTPEQATDKLRRLEQSFSVNRGHGVTRYDVVQLPSNDPIEDDHAEKIVEVPNRSAGPETDSSDWMFWGVFDGHSGWTTSATLRESLINYVARELNDTYKKAAGDLPSEDAVSLAIKTGFTRLDNEIVHKSVEKVFKASSKTVAAELLQPALSGSCALLSFYDSRSNLLRVACTGDSRAVLGRRSDNGKWTATALSEDQTGSNPEEVARMRKEHPGEENVIRNGRVLGGLEPSRAFGDAVYKWSRDVAWKLRENFFGRSPSPLLKTPPYVTAEPIVTTTKVNPEKGDFLVLATDGLWEMLTNEEVVGLVGKWIETQGQSSSNTQFDAAWNKIFGSSKAPLPVEESKTAGPDGNKTPIRLQQWGIDPDAKDRFVVKDKNVATHLIRNALGGTNDEQVCALLTLPSPFSRRYRDDLTVQVIFFGHGEKTGEVTVNLDASTGESMRAKL; encoded by the exons ATGAATCGAGTCGCCGTTCGAGCAATTCGGACGACGTCTCTCTCTGCCGTCCGCACCCTCTCCCATACGCCGCGCCGaggcttctccatctcgtcgctctcgCTCGCCCAGGCCAGGTCCACCGCCAGCGCCCACGCTCGTCGCGCCCGTCGCAACCCAGCAAATACCACGCCGTTGAGGTCCTCCATGTACTTCCGCCGTCTGCCCCTCGCTCTCGTATCCAGTCTCGTCGTTGGGTACGGTGCATGGTACTCCTACAACGGCTCTAACACTGCACCAAGTTCGGCCACCGTCTCCAGGAACGTCCTCACTTCGACTCAGACAGCTGATGCGCTGCCCACCCGAACCGTTCTCGTAGTGGGCGCCGACGAGCTCCGACAGGGTACTATTGTTGGCGAGGGTCCTATTTCCAAGGCCACCCGTGACGACGGTCGTCGCATCGTCGAGATGCTCACCCCGGAGCAGGCCACCGATAAGCTGCGACGTCTTGAGCAGTCCTTCTCTGTCAACCGTGGTCACGGTGTCACCCGCTACGACGTGGTTCAGCTACCCAGCAACGACCCTATTGAGGACGACCATGCCGAGAAGATCGTGGAGGTTCCCAACAGGTCCGCAGGTCCTGAGACTGACAGCAGTGACTGGATGTTCTGGGGTGTCTTTGATGGTCACTC AGGATGGACTACGTCGGCGACTCTGAGAGAAAGCCTGATCAACTATGTTGCGCGGGAGCTCAATGACACGTATAAGAAGGCTGCTGGAGACCTTCCCTCGGAGGATGCTGTTAGCCTGGCCATCAAGACTGGTTTCACCCGCCTGGATAACGAGATCGTTCACAAGAGCGTCGAGAAAGTTTTCAAGGCTAGTTCCAAGACCGTCGCCGCTGAATTATTGCAACCTGCACTGTCCGGATCGTGCGCCTTGCTTTCGTTCTACGACAGCCGCAGCAACCTTCTTCGGGTTGCTTGCACTGGTGATTCCCGAGCCGTCTTGGGTCGTCGGTCAGATAATGGAAAGTGGACTGCCACGGCTCTGTCGGAGGACCAGACCGGCAGCAACCCCGAAGAGGTTGCTCGCATGCGCAAGGAGCACCCTGGAGAGGAAAACGTGATCCGCAATGGCCGTGTCCTCGGTGGCCTTGAGCCCTCGCGTGCCTTTGGTGATGCCGTCTACAAGTGGAGCAGAGATGTGGCCTGGAAGTTGCGTGAGAACTTCTTTGGACGTAGTCCGTCGCCTCTTCTGAAGACTCCCCCTTATGTCACGGCCGAGCCTatcgtcaccaccaccaaggttAATCCCGAAAAGGGCGACTTCCTCGTCTTGGCCACCGATGGTCTCTGGGAGATGCTGACCAacgaggaggttgttggtcttgtGGGCAAGTGGATTGAGACCCAGGGACAGTCTTCATCCAACACTCAGTTCGACGCTGCTTGGAACAAGATCTTTGGCTCATCAAAGGCCCCGCTACCCGTTGAGGAGAGCAAGACCGCAGGCCCCGACGGAAACAAGACGCCGATACGCCTCCAGCAGTGGGGTATCGACCCTGATGCCAAGGATCGGTTTgtggtcaaggacaagaacgTGGCAACGCATCTTATCAGGAATGCCCTTGGCGGTACCAACGATGAGCAGGTCTGTGCCTTGCTCACATTGCCTTCTCCTTTCTCACGACGATATCG TGACGACCTGACTGTTCAGGTCATCTTCTTTGGCCACGGCGAGAAGACGGGCGAGGTTACCGTGAACCTGGACGCATCTACTGGCGAGAGTATGCGAGCGAAGTTGTAG
- a CDS encoding Uds1 domain-containing protein has protein sequence MNAYAPEGSPYGYGPSRLSPPAPSPSGKTLVEGYRKDILTGFEKEHPRYNPMNPDRPQSSVLVDLKDPIQVHLLTETALSDSKKFEILSQEEVDDLKKQCQSLTQRVESTRQNLTIQSKYRDAAISMARLYSPGKIEGRRRSLLGRNSGGDHARAKEAEAERQASERKCEELAAELFNLEKRLMEPQRRLLEHTAGILQLTHKVSKKKGQTPPNQPVNGMPGSPESLYTYTRNSMDHPADDNYFNDNYGFGHMDEFSRGQPRQNAIEIPLKSPIREQNQLKEEMEKMRDENTQLRSQTDTLVRSISDMETRLENLNGSLRDAIVRFNPSKNDEYLEPPFGVPGMEPGEMLRNQMDYLEMGLVAIEAEQDSTNEHGKVDEKIDQRIEALNRQVRELLLTVDPDYPMAPQSAKGDTDAQFAYLEDALRAADSELERAVRAASAGMPAGQDNDQVERVLMGLWEMMQSGFAKIKKEKEERRRARMEKGYQDEEISDDEFDVDEPFTISGFSNRVQWLYSQATTLKDQKSVLKRQIKQQRELNNKSDAEKDEEIQRRQEELEETQLLLARAERDAMTAQTMLSETLEELEHARTTSTNNIGRGPEAEESSKKVAALEADVKRLQTDLAGAAGAAGAAHAQVEERDEKIADLEADLKQLQADLAGAAAAAGAAQSQIEDRESKIAALESELEYLETANAQIEERNQKIAALQTEVQQANVAHGQVEERNAKIAALEAEIQQANALRDEVEERNARIATLEAEIQKANALRDQLDERNAKITILEAEVEHLNALQEEVQERNAKIAVLEAETQQTNALRGQTEERDAKIAALEAELQKASAAEARLEERNARVAHLESDMELLQADLAGAAGAAGAAQAQIEERNQKIAALEAELKQLEANLLVAESSSKATSNQLTGVDSVIDALNAQLDETTRAKNNAEESARSLKQQVSTQKEDIAAKKKALKVKEDELELLNMNLVEMKTELTIAQAELDGAYGSRAERAADVAAIKTSGEVMKLQNQLTRLKNELSGTVQELEEVTKETLSAEREKIVLENKLEDVLSTKSGLESELTKLRGRLESEMDKANEQISKLQEELDGERLKAIPPTGGTGRGASMLSEQFRAMMREERKKFQENMKEERARYRQLEEELAKLKRSQGSDKNSLSPP, from the exons ATGAATGCGTACGCGCCAGAGGGGAGCCCTTACGGGTACGGCCCTTCCAGGCTGTCGCCTCCGGCCCCGAGCCCCAGCGGCAAGACTCTTGTGGAAGGATATCGTAAAGACATCCTCACTGGTTTTGAGAAGGAGCACCCTCGTTATAATCCA ATGAACCCAGATCGCCCCCAGAGCTCCGTTCTAGTCGACCTCAAAGACCCGATCCAAGTACATCTCCTCACCGAGACGGCCCTCTCCGACAGCAAGAAATTCGAGATCCTGTCGCAGGAGGAGGTGGACGACCTGAAGAAGCAATGCCAATCCCTGACCCAGCGAGTTGAGTCGACAAGACAGAACTTGACCATCCAATCGAAATACCGCGATGCTGCCATCTCCATGGCGAGGCTATACTCCCCTGGGAAAATAGAagggaggcggaggagcttGTTGGGTCGGAATAGTGGTGGCGACCATGCTCGTGCtaaggaggccgaggccgaacGACAGGCGAGCGAGCGGAAATGTGAAGAACTGGCTGCCGAGCTGTTCAATCTCGAGAAACGATTGATGGAGCCTCAACGGCGTCTCCTGGAACACACGGCCGGAATCCTCCAGTTGACGCACAAGGtttccaagaagaagggccaAACACCACCGAACCAACCCGTGAACGGCATGCCTGGGAGCCCAGAGAGCCTATATACTTATACCCGAAATAGCATGGACCATCCTGCCGACGACAATTATTTCAACGACAACTATGGTTTTGGTCATATGGACGAGTTTTCAAGGGGACAGCCTCGCCAGAATGCTATCGAGATCCCCCTCAAGTCGCCAATCAGGGAGCAGAACCAGctcaaggaagagatggagaagatgcgGGATGAAAACACACAATTAAGGAGCCAAACGGACACTTTAGTCAGATCGATATCTGATATGGAGACAAGGTTGGAGAACCTCAATGGCTCATTGCGGGACGCCATCGTTCGCTTCAACCCCTCCAAGAATGACGAGTATCTGGAGCCGCCGTTTGGAGTTCCAGGAATGGAGCCTGGAGAGATGCTCAGGAATCAGATGGATTACCTGGAGATGGGTCTTGTTGCTATTGAAGCGGAACAAGACTCAACCAATGAGCATGGCAAGGTGGACGAAAAGATTGACCAACGGATCGAGGCGTTGAACAGACAAGTGCGAGAGCTTCTCCTGACCGTGGATCCTGACTACCCCATGGCACCTCAATCAGCCAAGGGTGATACCGATGCGCAGTTTGCCTACCTCGAGGATGCCTTGCGAGCTGCAGACTCAGAGCTGGAGCGAGCTGTGCGGGCAGCTTCGGCCGGCATGCCAGCTGGCCAGGACAATGACCAGGTGGAAAGGGTCTTGATGGGTCTATGGGAGATGATGCAATCTGGATTTGCAAAGATtaagaaggaaaaggaggaaCGCCGGAGAGCTCGCATGGAGAAGGGTTATCAAGACGAAGAGATTTCCGACGACGAGTTCGATGTGGATGAGCCGTTCACCATTTCTGGCTTCTCCAACCGTGTTCAATGGCTCTATTCCCAGGCCACCACGCTCAAGGACCAGAAGTCGGTGCTCAAGCGACAGATCAAGCAGCAGCGTGAGCTGAACAACAAATCTGACgctgagaaggacgaggagatcCAGAGGAGACaggaggagctggaagaGACCCAGCTTCTACTCGCCCGCGCCGAGAGAGACGCCATGACCGCCCAGACGATGCTCTCCGAGACACTGGAGGAACTCGAGCACGCTCGCACAACCTCCACCAACAATATCGGCCGTGGgcccgaggctgaggagagcAGCAAGAAGGTTGCAGCTCTTGAGGCTGATGTGAAGCGGCTTCAGACTGATCTGGCTGGTGCGGCTGGCGCAGCCGGTGCAGCACACGCCCAGGTCGAAGAGCGCGACGAGAAGATTGCAGATCTGGAAGCAGATCTCAAGCAGCTCCAGGCCGATCTTGCTGGCGCCGCAGCGGCTGCGGGTGCTGCTCAGTCCCAGATCGAGGACCGCGAAAGCAAGATTGCTGCGCTTGAATCGGAACTGGAATACCTCGAGACTGCCAACGCCCAGATCGAGGAGCGCAACCAGAAGATTGCCGCGCTTCAGACTGAAGTCCAACAGGCCAATGTTGCTCATGGCCAGGTCGAAGAACGCAATGCCAAGATCGCCgcccttgaggctgagatcCAACAAGCCAACGCTCTGCGAGACGAAGTCGAGGAGCGCAATGCCAGAATCGCCACTCTGGAAGCAGAGATTCAAAAGGCCAATGCCCTTCGAGATCAGCTCGACGAGCGTAACGCCAAGATTACTATCCTGGAAGCCGAGGTTGAGCATCTCAACGCTCTCCAAGAAGAGGTCCAGGAGCGCAATGCCAAGATCGCTGTCCTCGAGGCCGAAACCCAGCAGACCAACGCTCTCCGAGGCCAGACCGAGGAGCGTGATGCCAAGATTGCCGCCCTTGAAGCTGAGCTACAGAAGGCTAGTGCTGCAGAGGCTCGACTCGAGGAGCGGAATGCTAGGGTCGCCCACCTCGAGTCTGATatggagcttctccaggcTGACTtggctggagctgctggagccGCCGGAGCCGCCCAGGCTCAGATTGAGGAGCGCAACCAGAAGATTGCGGCTCTTGAGGCCGAGTTGAAGCAGCTCGAGGCAAACCTGCTTGTTGCCGAGTCTTCAAGCAAGGCCACCAGCAACCAGTTGACCGGCGTGGATTCTGTAATCGATGCGCTCAACGCACAGCTCGACGAGACGACCAGGGCGAAGAACAATGCGGAAGAGTCTGCCCGTTCCTTGAAGCAACAAGTGAGCACGCAGAAGGAGGATATCgcagcaaagaagaaggcgctcaaggtcaaggaggacgAACTCGAGCTTCTTAACATGAACCTCgtggagatgaagacggaACTCACCATTGCTCAGGCCGAGCTGGACGGCGCCTACGGATCACGCGCGGAGCGTGCCGCTGACGTTGCCGCCATCAAGACCAGCGGAGAGGTGATGAAGCTCCAGAACCAGCTCACAAGACTCAAGAACGAGCTCTCCGGAACCGTGCAGGAGCTAGAGGAAGTGACAAAGGAGACGCTGAGTGCCGAGCGCGAGAAGATTGTGCTCGAGAACAAGCTTGAAGACGTCCTATCGACAAAGTCTGGCCTTGAAAGCGAGTTGACGAAGCTGCGTGGGCGACTCGAGTCCGAAATGGACAAGGCGAACGAACAGATCAGCAAGCTccaggaggagctggatggtGAACGTCTGAAGGCGATACCCCCTACGGGCGGAACTGGCCGGGGAGCGTCTATGTTGAGTGAGCAGTTCcgagccatgatgagggaagagaggaagaagttcCAGGAGAACATGAAG GAGGAGCGTGCGAGATACCGCCagcttgaagaagagctcGCAAAGCTGAAGCGTTCCCAGGGATCTGATAAGAACTCGCTGAGTCCACCATGA
- a CDS encoding Rhomboid domain-containing protein yields MSFTNAPVTRLGVLCLIAGSILASVLDVKHYFYIIIDTHIWRYRQLWRLLAYQLCYTNSTEVLFAAMSLYNLRIVERMWGSRKFASFLIVTFLLTALLPPLVSIVLRPLTAGWFNYMPAGPTPIIFAILAQYHAMVPHMYKYRVATSEAPPTDEPFVGLTFSDKSYKYAIALHLALLQWPGSLLGAVIGWVLGYSWREGLLPAALVRWRVPGWVVGLSTQRRSAEFEGLRRRLEGETTTSAVATGAQGAAEGQAERRRTMGQQIMDQVREVL; encoded by the exons ATGTCCTTCACCAACGCTCCCGTGACCCGGCTTGGGGTGCTCTGCCTCATCGCTGGCTCCATCCTCGCCAGTGTCCTCGACGTCAAGCACTACTTctacatcatcatcgacacACACATATGGCGCTACCGCCAGCTCTGGAGGCTGCTGGCCTATCAGCTGTGCTACACCAACTCGACCGAGGTCCTATTCGCCGCCATGTCTCTGTATAATTTGCGTATCGTCGAGCGCATGTGGGGTTCTCGCAAGTTTGCA TCCTTCTTGATAGTCACGTTCCTCCTCACCGCATTGCTCCCGCCCCTCGTCTCAATCGTCTTGCGACCTCTTACCGCGGGGTGGTTCAACTACATGCCGGCTGGCCCGACAcccatcatctttgccatcctGGCCCAATATCATGCTATGGTCCCGCACATGTACAAATACCGTGTTGCTACGTCCGAGGCGCCACCCACTGACGAGCCCTTCGTCGGCCTTACATTCTCGGACAAGTCATACAAGTATGCTATTGCCTTGCACCTCGCGCTATTGCAATGGCCGGGATCACTCTTGGGGGCTGTCATTGGCTGGGTCCTGGGGTACTCGTGGCGGGAGGGACTCCTTCCGGCTGCCCTCGTGCGCTGGCGGGTGCCGGGCTGGGTGGTGGGGCTGAGCACGCAGAGGCGGAGTGCCGAGTTTGAAGGTCTGCGACGTCGGCTCGAGGGCGAAACGACGACATCGGCCGTCGCAACTGGTGCCCAAGGTGCGGCAGAGGGTCAGGCGGagcggaggaggacgatgggGCAGCAGATTATGGATCAGGTCCGAGAGGTGCTGTAG